The following is a genomic window from Sulfitobacter pontiacus.
TGCCTGCGAACCAACTGCGCAAGGTCGATCCGGATCAGGTGTCGATCACCACGTCGCTTGGTGTTCTGGGCATGCCCGGATTTACCGGCTGGCAAGGTTTGATGGAATATGGTCGCCCGAAGGAGGGTGAAACACTCGTCGTCGCGGCGGCAACGGGTCCGGTCGGCTCGATGGTTGGCCAGGTCGCCAAGTCGCACGGGTTGCGCGTCGTGGGCATTGCAGGCGGCGCGGACAAATGCGCCATGGCCAAGGACCACTTTGGCTTTGACGAATGCATCGACCACCGCGCCTATGACGACGCGAAATCCCTGCGCGCCGCGTTGAAAGACGCCTGCCCCAAGGGGATCGACATCTATTTTGAAAACGTCGGTGGCAAAGTGCTTGAGGCCGTGATCCCGATGATGAACCCGCATGGGCGCATCCCGATCTGCGGTATGATCGCGTGGTATAACGCCGGTGGTCTGGGTGCTGGTGCCGCCGAAGAGGCGCTGACCGCGCCGAAACTCTGGCGCACGATCCTTGTGAACTTCCTCAGCGTGAACGGCTTCATCATCTCGAACCACTGGAACAACTTCCCCAAGTTCCTCAAGGAAGTGGCCCCCAAGGTCGCCGACGGCACCATTGCGGTGAAAGAGGACATTACCGAGGGTCTGGAAAACGCGCCACAAGCGTTCATGGACCTGTTGACCGGTGGCAACCAAGGCAAGGCCATCGTCAAGGTTGGCTAACACCCTACCGGCGGGGGCGTCCGCGCCCCTGCCCTTCTTCGCATGAATGCGAGCCCCCCCCGCCCCCTTGAAAAACACCGCGTCACGTGTCATATATTTTACGACACATGACGAAAAGGAGTTCAGCTATGGGTGCGACGGCCTTTCAATCCGACAGCAGTGCAATCCCCCTGATCGACGTGGATGCAGAGGACGCCGTGCGTGCGTTCCATCTGCTGGGCGGGCGCAAGGTGATCAACCAGACGGTGCGCAACTCGCTTGATGCGCATGATGTGATCGTCAAAGGCATTTCCTCGAAAGCGCTGCTGCATCTGGTCGATACCGTGTCGGTGTTGTCCTCGGGCGATGCGTTGAACAAGGCGATCGGGATGAGCCTGCGCACGCTTCAGCGCAAGAAAGCCGACAAGGGCAAGGACCGTCTGTCCCCCGAACAAAGCAGCCGCGCGTGGCGCTTTGCCGAGCTGCTGGCACAGGCGACGGATGTCTTGGGCGATCAGGACGCCGCAGAGGCATGGATGCTGGCCCCTGCCATCGGCCTTGATAACCGCCGCCCGATTGACCTGCTGTCGTCGGCAGCGGGAGCGGAAGCCGTTGAAAACGCGCTCACCCGGATGGAGTACGGGGTCTACGCTTGACCCCTTTGCCCCCGCCGCTTGGGACGGGCGAGCTGCGGTTTTGGCGGCTGGATCAACGGCAGCATGCGCCCACATGGCACAGCGGCGAAGGGGCTTACCGCGTCGGTGGACGCTGGAACAGCAGCGGTGTGCGGGCGGTCTATACCGCGCTCGACCCTGCCACCGCGATCCTCGAGGTTGCGGTGCACAAGGGGTTCAAGGCGCTGGACACCGCGCATCACGTGCTGACATCGGGCCGTGTGATCGACCCGACGACGGTGCACATGGTGCAAGCCGCGGATGTCCCCAACCCGAA
Proteins encoded in this region:
- a CDS encoding NADP-dependent oxidoreductase; this translates as MSDQMKRIVLASRPDGAPTADNFRLEEGPVPTPGDGEVLVRVKYMSLDPYMRGRMDDAKSYAAPVPVGGTMEGGSVGEVIASNSPDFKPGDHAFGMLGWATHGVLPANQLRKVDPDQVSITTSLGVLGMPGFTGWQGLMEYGRPKEGETLVVAAATGPVGSMVGQVAKSHGLRVVGIAGGADKCAMAKDHFGFDECIDHRAYDDAKSLRAALKDACPKGIDIYFENVGGKVLEAVIPMMNPHGRIPICGMIAWYNAGGLGAGAAEEALTAPKLWRTILVNFLSVNGFIISNHWNNFPKFLKEVAPKVADGTIAVKEDITEGLENAPQAFMDLLTGGNQGKAIVKVG
- a CDS encoding antitoxin Xre/MbcA/ParS toxin-binding domain-containing protein gives rise to the protein MGATAFQSDSSAIPLIDVDAEDAVRAFHLLGGRKVINQTVRNSLDAHDVIVKGISSKALLHLVDTVSVLSSGDALNKAIGMSLRTLQRKKADKGKDRLSPEQSSRAWRFAELLAQATDVLGDQDAAEAWMLAPAIGLDNRRPIDLLSSAAGAEAVENALTRMEYGVYA
- a CDS encoding RES family NAD+ phosphorylase, with amino-acid sequence MTPLPPPLGTGELRFWRLDQRQHAPTWHSGEGAYRVGGRWNSSGVRAVYTALDPATAILEVAVHKGFKALDTAHHVLTSGRVIDPTTVHMVQAADVPNPNWLVPGAHGAGQKGFGDALLRDHLFVLIPSTVSRHSWNLIFDAQKAADHYDDVVQEDFALDPRLHR